The Podospora pseudoanserina strain CBS 124.78 chromosome 7 map unlocalized CBS124.78p_7, whole genome shotgun sequence region CTCAACGGAAGCCAGAGCATCGTGAACGTCAACGGAGTCTGAGAGGTCTGCTTGTGCGCTGGATCGGACCCCCACATGTCGTCACTCAtctgtcgttgtcgttgaagAAAGCGTTGACCCAAGCTCAAAGAGTGCCAAGGCAAAGCCAAGATGGGAGCCAAGTTGGGGATGGACTAGTCCTTATTTGTACTAGTCATCGAAGTGGAGGTCTCATTGGTCGATCGCTGCCCCACTGCCAGGTGCTACCCCGCGCAGGATGCCTGAACATTCGAGGGGCTTCTGGGGCCAGGATTCTCGAGAGCTCTGGCAGGCTCTCGCAGCTTCCTGTGCCATCATACCACATCTCGCTGCTTCGCCCTCGGGCACCAAGTGCTTACTTACACTTCTCCCAGTCTCTCCACCCGCTGCCCAAGATAAATTCTTCGCCTGTGGTGTTACCTCTCTTCTTTGTTCCCTCCATTGACTgaaccaaaacaaacaacaaactGTTGACAACGATACCCATAACAACCAACAAAATCATCTGCTACTATTTTCAGTAGCACAACGATTTGAAGCCTGACGTCACACTCCAAGCTTCACCACATCGTCTACCTCATATAATATCACCACTTCGAACAACCACCACTCAGTTCCCGAGACGCTCAGTCTCGAAAGTCTAATTCACAATGAACTCGAAAATGGAGTTTACCGACCGTGCCaagaaggcgttggaggacGCCATGGTCCTCGCCGAACAGTACGCACACTCACAGCTGCTGCCAGTACACTTGGCAGTCGCCCTACTCGatcccctccccgaccagaGCAAAGATCTTCAGAACGCACCACCAGGGACGACACAAACCCTCCTACGACAAGTCGTTGAGCGCGCCCATGGCGATCCCCAGCTCTTCGACCGTGCTCTCAAGAAGATGCTCGTCCGCCTGCCGAGCCAAGACCCCCCACCAGAGTCGGTCTCGATGGCGCCCTCGTTCAACAATGTCCTTCGCAAGGCCATGGAGCTGCAAAAGGTGCAGAAGGATACCTACATAGCGGTAGACCATCTCATCCAAGCCCTCTCAGAAGATGTGTCGATCCAGGGTGCCCTCAAGGAGGCCAACATCCCCAAGCCAAAACTAGTGCAGGAGGCTGTGCAGCAAATCCGCGGCACCAAGCGTGTCGACTCTCGCAATGCCGACACAGAGCAGGAGAACGAGAATCTCGCCAAATTCACCATCGACATGACCGCCATGGCCAGAGAGGGCAAGATTGATCCCGTCATTGGCCGTGAGGAAGAGATCCGCCGCGTCGTCCGCATTCTTTCTCGGCGCACAAAGAACAACCCGGTGCTCATCGGTGAGCCCGGTGTGGGTAAGACGACCGTCGTCGAAGGTCTTGCCCAGCGGATTGTCAACAATGATGTCCCCGACAACCTTGCGGCCTGCAAGCTGCTCTCTCTGGATGTCGGTGCGCTGGTCGCAGGCAGCAAGTACAGAGGCGAGTTCGAGGAGCGTATGAAGGGTGTTTTGAAGGAAATTCAGGAGTCTAAGGAGATGATTGTCCTGTTTGTCGACGAGATCCACCTTCTCATGGGTGCTGGTTCATCTGGCGAGGGTGGCATGGATGCCGCCAACTTGCTCAAGCCCATGCTTGCCAGAGGCCAGCTTCACTGTATCGGCGCCACCACCTTAGCCGAGTACCGCAAGTACATTGAGAAGGATGCCGCTTTCGAGCGTCGTTTCCAGCAAGTCCTGGTCAAGGAGCCGACCATTCCCGAGACCATTTCCATTCTCCGTGGTCTCAAGGAGAAGTACGAAGTCCACCACGGTGTCAACATTGCCGATGCCGCCATCGTGGCCTCCGCCAACCTAGCTGCTCGGTACCTCACATCTCGCAGACTCCCCGATTCGGCCGTTGATCTGATCGacgaggctgccgctgcaGTTCGCGTAGCCCGCGAGTCTCAGCCGGAAATTATCGACTCCCTTGAGCGCCGGCTACGCCAACTCAAGATTGAAATTCACGCTTTGTCTCGTGAGAAGGACGAGGCTTCCAAGACCCGACTCGCTCAGGCCCGCCAGGATGCCGAGAacgttgaggaggagttgagaCCACTTCGTGAGAAGTACGAGAGAGAGCGCCAGCGCGGTAAAGACATTCAGGAGGCCAAGTTGAAGTTGGAGGCTCTTCGTGTCAAGGCCGAGGATGCCAGCAGAGTGGGAGACCACAGCCGTGCTGCCGATCTTCAGTACTACGCCATCCCCGAGCAAGAGGCTGTCATCCGGCgccttgagaaggagaaagcTGCCGCTGACGCTGCCCTGAATGCCAACGGCGGTGACTCTGGTGGTTCCATGATCACCGATGTCGTCGGACCAGACCAAATCAACGAAATCGTCGCCCGCTGGACCGGTATTCCCGTCACCCGCCTCAAGACCACCGAGCGGGAGAAGCTTCTGCACATGGAGAAGGCTCTTGGCAAGATTGTCGTCGGTCAGAAAGAAGCTGTCCAGTCCGTGTCCAACGCCATCCGTCTGCAGCGCTCAGGTCtggccaaccccaaccagccTCCTAGCTTCCTGTTCTGCGGTCCCTCCGGTACCGGTAAGACGCTTCTCACCAAGGCGCTTGCCGAGTTCCTGTTCGACGATCCGAAGTCAATGATCCGCTTCGATATGTCTGAGTACCAGGAGCGTCACTCCCTGAGCCGCATGATTGGTGCTCCTCCCGGCTACGTTGGTCACGACTCTGGTGGCCAGCTGACCGAGGCCCTTCGTCGCAAgcccttctccatcctcctcttcgacgaggttgagaaggctgccaaggaAGTTTTGACGGTTCTCCTTCAGCTCATGGACGATGGTCGCATCACCGACGGCCAAGGCCGTGTCGTTGATGCCAAGAACTGCATCGTTGTCATGACTTCTAACTTGGGTGCCGAGTACCTCGCTCGGCCCAACGGCAAGGACGGCAAGATTGATCCCACCACTCGGGAGCTCGTCATGAATGCTCTCCGCAACTACTTCCTTCCCGAGTTCCTCAACCGTATCAACTCGATTGTCATCTTTAACCGTCTCACCCGCAAGGAGATTCGCCGCATTGTCGACCTGCGGATTAGCGAAATCCAGAAGCGTCTCAGCGACAACGATCGCAACGTCATCATCAAGGTGTCGGAGGCAGCCAAAGACAAGCTGGGTGCCCAGGGCTACTCGCCAGCCTATGGTGCCAGACCGCTGCAACGCTtgcttgagaaggaggtgcTCAACCGCATGGCTATCCTAATACTGCGCGGCAGCATTCGTGACGGCGAAGTCGCTCGTGTCGACCTGGTGGATAACAAGGTTACTgttctccccaaccaccaagagAGCGAGGCTTCTgacgaggagatgatgattgACTCGGATGATGCTCTGGATGAGATTGCCCCCGATTCGATGGATGAAGATCTCTACAATGACTAGAGGTGTCGTTGAGATGCCAAGAAGACCGGGgactttgagaaggagagtATTGATGACATTGATGTGGATGGAACAAAATTATGGCGATGATAATGACGGCGTTTTCGGAATGGTTATTCATGGAACAGGGAATTGTATGGCCAGAGCAAAGGCCTAGGCTACGATGGGGAGGCATTTTGATGCATAGCATGTATTGCATAGCCTTATGGCACAACAACAGAAGTGTAGTTAGTGTAACTCTTGATCAGAGATCAATAAACTGTTGATATTGTACCTTCTTTGGTTCTTTCCGTCATGTGTGacgtgtgtgtgttttgatGTGTGTTTGACATGAAGTTCGGTAACGCCCCATTTACACGAGAATGTCGGATAAAGCTCTACGGCGAATAATTTCTTGTCTGTATAAAATAGACACCCATTCCAAGTCATGAGGTTATTTCACTGAATGATGAACGACGTGGCTCGGTGTGggcctcctcttcacctttcATATGAGCCGCTGATTGGTCACTCACCGGCCGCCGAATATTTTTGGAAGAACCTTGGAAGCTTGACCACCAAGTCCACCCAGACAGGTACCCAGCcataccaccaccatcaccaccaccacctctctgACTTCCtcgatcttttttttttaatttctGAAAGAAGATCAGCAActcaaacaaccaccaaaatgtcctcctccctcgccctcgaccaAGCCGacatcgagaagctcaacgacaaggacaaggccgagCTCCGCCAGTTCTTCGCCAACGAGGAGCAAAAGAGCAAGATCCAGAGCCGTATGCATTACCTCCCCCGAAAAATGAAGATAGTGTTGCTAACTGTATAGAATCCCAcgccctcacctccctctgctgGAAAAAGTgcatggcctcctcctccaccttcaagTCGGGCGCCCTCGACGGCACGGAAAAGGCCTGCCTCGCCAACTGCGTTGAGAGGTTCATGGACGTCAACATGGCTACTGTTAGGCAGCTGGCTGGCATGGGGGGACGTCACTAGAAACAGCAAGACTTCTTCTTTCGGAATGATTTGAAatcacccaaccccaccacgATCATGAATGAGGATTCGACAAtgcggagatggaggacaTGTTATGGTACATGGGCAGACCAAGGGGTATAGAGTTTGAGACGTTGACTACGGGCAGCGTTGTATATCACATCTGGGCGAGAGGAAGCAGGGGAGCGGGCTGTACGATAGAAGATATTGTCCCCATATGGGAATGGGTGGTTACATATCATGGCAGACCTGATTGGAAAAGACGGCACCACACCGTGGATTGTACACTACTTGGAACTCTACGTATCACATGGCAACTGACACAAATTCGACATCACAACAGGACACAACCAAAGGACCAAAATATatgcccatcatcaacgagGAATGGTCAATTGTTTTCATTGCCGGGTATCTGACGCCAATTGAAAAATGCAATCCCAATTCCCTTCTTCGTTGACAACACCATttttgttggtttttttttcattcCCAGTCCCGATCCATCATCACACGACCGAACGTTTagacgaggccgagcttgGTAGCGGCAATGTCGAGGGCATCGACATCAGCGGTGAGGCGGGCGAAAGCCTTCTTGGAGCCGTCGGGGCGGATCAAGGTGTTGATCTTGACGGTGTCAATGTCGTAAAGCTTCTTAAGAGCCAGCTTAATCTGAGccttgttggccttgacatcgacgatgaagacgaggGTGTTCTGCTCCTCGATCTTCTTAAGGGCACCCTCGGtattgagggggtggatgatgaccTTGTGCTCGTCGAGGCGGGGGGCGTGGGGGATCGACTTGCGGGGGTACTTGGGAGCGCGAGACAACTGGAGGGTCTTGGGGCGGTGGAAGGTGGTGCTGTAGCGgaccttggtcttcttgtGGGCGTGGACCTGGAGAGGGGGTTAGACTTCTGATCGTGAGGCCAAAGTTGGAGAGAAGTAACATACACCCTTGAGGGCAGCCTGagcagccttcttcgcctgAGCACCCTTGCCAGCCTTGGAGGCACCGCCTGTATCGTGGGAGAGTCGAGTCAGTATAAAGCATTCGCCTGAACAAGGGGAGGACCGTCTTGTTCAAACTCGCAaaatctgctgctgctttgaTGCTTcacctcgccgccatcatTTTGCGACATGGTCGGCGGCGAAGCTCCGCACTGAGCGACGGCCGAAATTGTTGTGTTTGTATCAATCCATTTCCTGGAGGATTCTCAAGTACCTTTCTTAACGTCCTTGGGAG contains the following coding sequences:
- the TIM8 gene encoding Mitochondrial import inner membrane translocase subunit tim8 (EggNog:ENOG503P6QF; COG:U), producing MMNDVARCGPPLHLSYEPLIGHSPAAEYFWKNLGSLTTKSTQTGTQPYHHHHHHHLSDFLDLFFLISERRSATQTTTKMSSSLALDQADIEKLNDKDKAELRQFFANEEQKSKIQSQSHALTSLCWKKCMASSSTFKSGALDGTEKACLANCVERFMDVNMATVRQLAGMGGRH
- the RPL25 gene encoding 60S ribosomal protein L25 (EggNog:ENOG503P2TQ; COG:J; BUSCO:EOG092657YR), which codes for MAPKDVKKGGASKAGKGAQAKKAAQAALKGVHAHKKTKVRYSTTFHRPKTLQLSRAPKYPRKSIPHAPRLDEHKVIIHPLNTEGALKKIEEQNTLVFIVDVKANKAQIKLALKKLYDIDTVKINTLIRPDGSKKAFARLTADVDALDIAATKLGLV
- the HSP98 gene encoding Heat shock protein hsp98 (COG:O; EggNog:ENOG503NXN8), coding for MNSKMEFTDRAKKALEDAMVLAEQYAHSQLLPVHLAVALLDPLPDQSKDLQNAPPGTTQTLLRQVVERAHGDPQLFDRALKKMLVRLPSQDPPPESVSMAPSFNNVLRKAMELQKVQKDTYIAVDHLIQALSEDVSIQGALKEANIPKPKLVQEAVQQIRGTKRVDSRNADTEQENENLAKFTIDMTAMAREGKIDPVIGREEEIRRVVRILSRRTKNNPVLIGEPGVGKTTVVEGLAQRIVNNDVPDNLAACKLLSLDVGALVAGSKYRGEFEERMKGVLKEIQESKEMIVLFVDEIHLLMGAGSSGEGGMDAANLLKPMLARGQLHCIGATTLAEYRKYIEKDAAFERRFQQVLVKEPTIPETISILRGLKEKYEVHHGVNIADAAIVASANLAARYLTSRRLPDSAVDLIDEAAAAVRVARESQPEIIDSLERRLRQLKIEIHALSREKDEASKTRLAQARQDAENVEEELRPLREKYERERQRGKDIQEAKLKLEALRVKAEDASRVGDHSRAADLQYYAIPEQEAVIRRLEKEKAAADAALNANGGDSGGSMITDVVGPDQINEIVARWTGIPVTRLKTTEREKLLHMEKALGKIVVGQKEAVQSVSNAIRLQRSGLANPNQPPSFLFCGPSGTGKTLLTKALAEFLFDDPKSMIRFDMSEYQERHSLSRMIGAPPGYVGHDSGGQLTEALRRKPFSILLFDEVEKAAKEVLTVLLQLMDDGRITDGQGRVVDAKNCIVVMTSNLGAEYLARPNGKDGKIDPTTRELVMNALRNYFLPEFLNRINSIVIFNRLTRKEIRRIVDLRISEIQKRLSDNDRNVIIKVSEAAKDKLGAQGYSPAYGARPLQRLLEKEVLNRMAILILRGSIRDGEVARVDLVDNKVTVLPNHQESEASDEEMMIDSDDALDEIAPDSMDEDLYND